The genomic DNA AGCTATGTTTCGACCGCTGGTGGGGCTTTCCTCGAGTGGATGGAAGGCAAAACCCTTCCCGGTGTCGCAGCACTGGAAGATGCGGCGAAGCAATAGGCAAGCCCGGAACGCACTTGCTGCGATCCGAGACGCTGACTTATCGTGAAAAATGAACAACGGACCGGGGGACCCAATGTCCAAAGATCAAATGACTGAGCAGATGACCAACGGCAAAGGCTTCATAGCGGCGCTCGACCAGAGCGGGGGGTCAACACCGAAGGCTCTGAAGCTCTACGGCATCGACGAAGACGCTTATGCCTCAGAAAGCGAAATGTTCGACCTTATCCACGCCATGCGGTCCCGAATTGCCACCGCACCGGCCTTTACCGGCGACAAGGTGGTCGGAGCGATCCTGTTCGAGATGACCATGGACCGCGAGATAGCCGGTAAGCCAACGGCGCGGTATATGTGGGAAGACCGCCGCGTGGTTCCATTCCTCAAGATCGACAAGGGCTTGGCCGACGAGGCGGATGGCGTGCAGCTCATGAAGCCGATCCCCGGCCTTGACGATCTGCTTTCCCGGGCGGTCCAACACGGTATCTTCGGCACCAAGGAGCGCTCGGTCATCAATCGGGCATCGCAGAGCGGTGTTGATGCCGTGGTTGCCCAGCAGTTCGAGCTCGGTGCGCAGGTGCTGTCGCATGGTCTGATGCCGATTATCGAGCCTGAAGTCACAATCTCGATTGCTGATAAAGCGGAAGCAGAAGACATGCTTTTGGATTCGATCAGCAGACATCTCGACTCTCTCCCCGGAGATAAGAAGGTCATGCTGAAGCTGTCGCTACCCACGAAGGTCAACCTCTACAAGCCGCTGGTTGACCATCCCAAGGTGATGCGCGTTGTTGCACTGTCCGGCGGATATGAGCGTGATGAAGCCAATGCCGTCCTCGCAAAGAATACCGGAGTTATCGCCAGCTTCTCACGCGCCCTGACTGAAGGGCTTTCAGCCCAGCAAAATGATGCGGAATTCAACGCAGCAATCGCCAAAACCATCGATGCAATCTACGCTGCATCGGTGGCGGGCTAAGCCAGGAAGCCGAGGAGCCATCAGAAAGAAGTATGCTCGCCGTTTGCAACAGCCGAAGCTCCATATGTCTGGCGCAAGTCCGGCTCTAACTCGGTAAGCAGGGGCAAGCGATTGTCGGGTGCAAAGCCCGTGAGCGCCGCCCCGCTTTCGCCTTTTTTCTTGCGCTTTCAACGACCCATGGCACTGACTGACTATCGCTCCCGCCTCTTTCTGATCACGCCGCAGGCTTGGCCCGACGATCTTGAAGATCGAGCCGAAGCGGCCTTCAGCGGCGGAGACATCGCATGCATCCTCCTCGAGGGCACTCCAGATCAGACCCGGGTCAAAGATCTGACGGCCAGCGCGCAGGCCCAGGGCATTGCTGTGCTGATTGCCGACGATACACAGCTTGCGGGCCGCGTTGGCGCCGACGGGGTACACATGACTGACCCCAAGCAGCTGCCTGCCGCGGACATCGCCAAACGGCAAGAGGTCGGCGAAATTGTTGGATGCGCTGGCATCAATACGCGTCACCTCGCGCTCGAAATGGGCGAACGAGGCTTCGATTATCTGTTCTTCGGACGGACCGATCGACCCATCGATCGCGATACACATCCCAAGACACGCAGCCTCTCGTCATGGTGGGCGCAGATGATGACAGTCCCTTGCGTGGCAATCAGCGGATCGTCCGACGACGCATTCGAGGAGCTGGCAGCAAGCGGCGTCGAATTCATCGCGATTCGTGATCAAATCTGGGATGATCCGGCGCCTGCCGAGCGTGTTCGCCGGTATAACAGCGCGCTCGATAAGGTTGCTCAAAAACGCATGAACGCCGCCGCATGATGACCCACGCACTCAAGACTGTTTTGGTGATGGCGTTCCTCGCCACCCTCAACCTTGCCGAAGGCCGGGCGCAGGAAGCGGATGAACCCACTACCACCGATGGTTCAGTGCAGTCGCAACCTGCTGACGACGACGTTTTTGAACTCGATCCAGCTCTCGCGTTTGAAGCCTTCTTGGCTGGTAATCACGCCCGAGCGCTGGACCTTGCCATCACCTTCGCCGGTCGCGGCGACATACCTTCAATGCGACTGCTAGGCCAACTTTATCAGAATGGGATAGGCATTACACGCGATGCCGAGGAAGCGGCCGCTTGGTATCAACTGGCAGCGGAAGCTGGCGACCCGGAAGCGCAGGTTCTTCTAGCCACCATGAAACTTGATGGCGTTGACATCGAGCTGGACGAAACCGGCGCCGCAAAACTGCTACGCGAGGCGCAGCTGGGCGGCAGTGTGGAAGCCAAACAGATGCTCGGGATGCTCATGCTCGAGGGTCGCGGCGTCGATCGCGACATACCACGCGCCGCCCGTATGATCAGCGAAGCGGCAGATGCGGGTAATCCAGCGGCCCAATACACACTTGGCGTTTTGTACGAAGAAGGCTTGGGTGTCCTACAAGATAGCGAGAGCGCCTACATTTGGTATGAGCGCGCGGCCCGAGGTGGGGATTCTGAAGCGCAGGTCGTCTTCGCCCTTGGGATCATCTCGGGCATCGCATCCGATCCAGAGCTTTCCGATGAACTGAATATTGAAAATGCAATCTTTTGGCTGCGCCGAGCAGCCGAGGCAGGTAATCCGATCGCTGAAAACCGCCTCGCGCATGCGTATGCTCAGGGGCTCGGCGTACCGCTTGATCCGGTACAAGCCGCATACTTCCATGCGCGTGCGGTGTCTGGTGGGTTGACCGATGCGGCACTCGACAGTTTCGTTGGCAGCTTGACCGACGAACAGCGATCGGCTGCGCAGTCCTTGATCGCACGCGACAACGCCCCGCCCAATCCCTTTGATTGATCGCCACGGCGAGGCTTGGGGCACCCCTCTTGTAAAGGTGCATTGGGTATGGTCCACACGCGTGGTGAGATCCAAGGACAGGCTTGAGCTTTAAGCGGCCAGTCCATAGCCCGACAATTGAGTGAACGAATGAAGATCAACGGAAACGAGATCCGCCCCGGCATGGTCATCGAATATGATGGTGGCCTTTGGGTCGCCGTCAAAGCAGGTGCCGTGAAACCGGGCAAGGGACCCGCTTACAATCAGGTTGAACTCAAAAATCTGATCGATGGACGAAAGCTCAACAATCGCTTTGGTTCGGACGAGCGTGTTGAGCGTGCCCGCATTGATACCAAGGAGTTCCAGTACCTCTATGAAGAGGGCGATATGCTGGTCTTTATGGACACCGAAACTTACGATCAGATCAATCTCTCCAAGGAGTTTGTCGGTGACCGCGCGGCCTTTCTGCAAGATGGTATGCAGGTGATGGTTGAGCTTCACGGCGAGCGCCCGATTGGCTTTCAGCTACCGGGCCAAGTTACGCTAGAGATCGTCGAAGCGGACGCTGTTGTGAAAGGGCAAACGCAGTCGTCTTCTTACAAACCGGCAATGCTCGAGAATGGACTGAGGGTCATGGTGCCGCCATTCATCAAGACCGGCGAACGCATCATCGTCGACACTGGCGAGATCACTTACGTCAAGCGCGCGGACTGAGCAGCGTGGCCAAATCGGCGATACTCACCATTATGGAACGAGCGGCTGTCAAGGCCGGACGCCGGCTTGCGCGCGACTTCACCGAAGTCGAACGCTTGCAGGTTTCAACAAAGGGTCCGGGAGATTTTGTATCAGACGCCGATAAACGTGCTGAGCAAACCATCTACGAAATACTCAATGAAGCTCGACCGGATTGGGGCTTTCTCGGAGAGGAAACTGGCATAAACAAAGGGGCGGACAAGCAACATCGCTGGATCGTCGATCCGTTGGACGGCACCACGAACTTCCTGCACTCGATCCCGCAGTTTGCGGTCTCAATTGCGCTTGAGCGAGACGGTGAAATCGTTGCCGGCCTGATCTACAACCCCATCAGCGATGAGATGTTCTCCGCCGAAAAAGGCAAAGGCGCGTTCCTCAACGATACCCGGTTGCGCGTGGCGGCACGGCGCAGGTTGACGGACGCCGTCATCGTCAACGGATTTCCGCACCGGGGGCGCGGCGATCATGGTTTGTGGCTTCGCGAAGCAGCCATGGTCATGTCAAAGACCTCCGGAATGCGGCGTTTCGGTGCAGCGGCGCTGGATCTGGCGTGGATCGCCGCGGGACGGTTTGATGGCTACTGGGAGGAAGGCCTGTCGCCGTGGGATTTCGCCGCCGGGGTTATTCTTGTCAGAGAGGCTGGCGGAATAATCCGAGATACGCGCGGGGGCGAGAACGCTATGCAGTCTGGAAACCTTGTGGCGGGAAACGATCTGATCGTTGGCCAACTGTGCAAAGTCCTATCGGAGGCGCAAGCGGCCCACGCCAAGGCGCAGACCAACCGTTCAGATAACGCTTAGTCAGCCAGTTAAGCCCAAACAAGCGCTTGCATTGACTTGCGCAACAGCAACACTCCATGTTCACAAGGCCACATCGGTTTGGACCGATTTCAGGCATTCCCGCCGACGACCATACATGAGGCCGCCGATGGCTGAACGCGACATAGACCCTTACAGCCTTTCCAGGCCCGCAATTTACCTGGCCTTGATGGCGGTCTTCATAGGCCTTGCTGGGTTTGTCGTGTTGATCCTTTACCGCGCGATAGCGACGGCGTTTCTGGCTAACCCGGGACTGAACGGGCTAATTATCGGCGTACTGGTGGTCGGCATCATCCTGTCAATCTTCCAAGTGGTGAGGCTGCTGCCGGAGATCAAATGGGTCAACACCTTCAGACTGGTTGAGTTTGGCGCGGATGTCGGCCAGCCAACACCAAGGCTGCTGTCCCCACTGGCCGCATACTTACGAGAATTGCAGGGCCAGGGCGGTGCCGTTGGACCAGCCATGTCGACCCAGACGGCCCGCTCGATCCTTGAGTCCATAGGCACACGGCTCGATGAGGGCCGTGAGATAAGCCGATATATGATCGGACTGCTCGTCTTCCTGGGACTATTGGGCACCTTTTGGGGCCTGACACAAACGATTTCATCGGTTGGCGAAACCATCGACGGGCTGGACGTCACATCGGGCGATTTCGGCACAATCTTCGAGAATCTGAAGACGGGCTTGTCAGCGCCACTCGACGGTATGGGGACAGCCTTTTCATCCTCCCTGTTTGGTCTTGCTGGCTCTCTGGTTCTCGGTTTCCTGGACCTGCAAGCGGGACAGGCTCAAAATCGGTTTTACACCGAGCTTGAAGACTGGATGTCCAACATGACCGGCGTTGATGTTTCCGGTGCCGCAACGGGCACGGCAACTGAAAACGCGCTGGCTTCGCTAGAAAGGTCCATGGATCGCCTCACCCGGCAAGTCGCAGCTCAAAACCAGCTGGCAGCCTCGCAGGCGCGCCTTGCGCAGGAAGAGGGTGGTTTGGAGGACACAGTTGTGCGTCCGGATGGCTCGTCGCAGACCATCCAGCAGTCGCTGGACAATCTCGCAAACGGCGTCCAGTCTCTGGTCCAACATATGCGGGCAGAACAACAATTGTTGCGGGATTGGGTCGAGGACCAAGGTGATCAAAATCGTCGTCTTGCCAGGGTCATGGAACGCGTAACGGACGCGTTAGATCAACGCGACCGCGACCTGTTGCGAAGCCGCCCTGACCCTGAGCCGGGTGAGTAAACCGAAATGGCTTTGTCACGCGCCAGGCGGCGTTCCCAAACGGTCGATTACTGGCCTGGCTTCGTCGACGCTATGGCGACGCTGCTGCTAGTTATCATTTTCCTGCTATCGATCTTCATGCTGGCGCAGTTCTTCCTGAGCCAAGAGATCACTGGGCGCGATACGGTTCTCAACCGGCTCAATCAGCAGATTGCGGAACTGACCGAGTTACTCGCCCTTGAACGCGCCACGGGCCAGGAGCTGCAAAGTCGCATCTCAACGCTCCAGGTCAGCCTTGATGATGCCCGCGAGGAGAGTGACCGTTTGCGCGGCATCGTCGATACACCCGCGATAGTAGATGACAGCCCGAATGTGATTGCCGGTCTTGAAGCGGAAGTTGACGAAGAACGGGCTGTATCGCGTGAAGCGCTGAACCAGGTAGAACTTCTCAACCAACAAATCTCAGCGCTACGCCGCCAGATAGGCGCACTGGAGGACGCTCTTGATGCGTCTGAAACGCGCGATCGCGAGAGCCAGACGCGCATTGCCGACCTGGGCCGACGCCTCAATGTCGCGCTCGCGCAGCGCGTTCAGGAATTATCGCGTTATCGCTCTGACTTTTTTGGTCGCTTGCGGCAAATCCTCTCCCAACGTTCCGATATCCGGGTCGTTGGCGACCGCTTCGTCTTTCAATCTGAAGTGCTTTTTGGGTCTGGCGAAGCCGAAATCAACCAGAGCGGCACACAAGAACTGTCGCGCCTTGCCGACGCGATCGTGGAGCTCGAAGCGGCAATCCCAAGCGAGATAAATTGGGTCATTCGGGTGGATGGCCACACCGATGCAGAGCCTCTTTCTGGTGCAGGCCGCTTTGCAACAAACTGGGAGCTGTCGACCGCCCGCGCCACGTCAGTTGTCCGATTTCTGGTTGGCCAAGGTGTAGCACCCGATCACCTGATGGCCGCAGGTTTTGGCGAGTTCCAGCCGTTGGTCGAGGGGGATGATCCCGAGAACTTTGCGCGCAACCGGCGGATCGAATTCAAGCTTACGGAGCGTTAGCGGCTGACCTAAGCCGCCTGGCTTGTAAACTGCAGGTTCGCAAGTCGAGCGTAGATGCCGCCTTCGCCGATGAGGCTTGCATGCGTGCCGCACTCCGCAATTTGCCCCTTATCCAGCACGATAATTTCATCGGCGTTGCGCACCGTTGCAAGGCGATGGGCAATCACCACGACCGTCCGCCCGACCATAAGGCGATCCAGAGCCTCCTGAATGAGCATCTCGCTTTCCGCGTCCAACGCACTGGTGGCCTCGTCAAGCAGCAGTATGGGAGCATCTTGCAGGACTGCACGCGCGATTGCGAGGCGTTGCCTCTCTCCGCCTGACAGGGTGACACCACGCTCGCCGATAGGCGTATCAAGGCCCTGTGGCAGCGCGTCCACGAAGCTCGAGGCATTGGCGGCGGCAATCGCGTCACGCACTTGCTCGTCCGTCGCGCCAGGTCGGGCGAAGGCAACGTTTTCCCGAACGGTTGCTGCAAATATCGCGACATCCTGCGGAACCAGCGCAACGTGCTCGCGCAAAGCGCGCGGATCGAGATTTCGGATGTCACTTCCATCGACACGAATGGAGCCGCCGTCGACGTCATAGAAACGCAGGAGCAATTGGAGAACCGTAGACTTGCCAGTGCCCGAGTGCCCGACCAAGGCCACCGTTGCGCCGGGTTGAACGTCAAAGCTCACCCCCTTTAAAACAGCATCGGCGTTGTCACCACCCTCGCGATAGCCAAACCGCACATCATCAAACTCGATGCGACCAACGATCTGACGATCGTCAACGCTTTCGGCATACGAATCCTGCTTCAAAATGGTGACATCAATCTTGAGAAGCCCACACAGTCGGTCAGCGGCGCCGACGGCCTGCGCAACATCCCCAACGACCTGGCTCACTTCGCCCAAGGCTCCGGCGGCAAACAGAGCGTACAAAAGAAACTGACCAAGCTCACCGGCTGTCAAGCGGCCGTCACTGACCGATTCAGCGCCGTACCAGAGTACCAGGACAACCGACGAGAAGATGATGAAAATCGCAAAGCAGGTCAGCAAAGCCCGCGCTATAATCGATTGCCGTGCGGCTTCAAATGCGGCTTGGGCGGCGTCACGGAAGCTCCGCGACAGACGGCTTTCGGCTGCATGCGCTTGTACGGTCCGTACTGAGCTGATGGCCTCGGTTGCCATTGCGGACGCATCAGCCAAAACGTCCTGCGCAATCCGCGAGCGAGATCGCACCTTTCGGCCAAATATTATGAGCGGCAGCACTATAAGCGGGATGGCAAGGAGCACGGCACTCGACAGAGCAGGGCTTGTGACAACCATCATCACTGACGCGCCCACGAACATGAAGGCATTTCGCAAGGCAATCGAGATCGATGAACCAACCGCAGACTTCATCTGTGTTGCATCGCTGGTGAGCCGCGAGATCAACTCACCGGAGCGCGCCTTATCGTGGAAGGCGAGATCAAAGCGCATAATCCGCTCAAACACCGCAGCTCTAAGATCAGCGACGATGCGCTCGCCCGTCCATGTCACGAGATAGAACCGTAAAGCGCTCATAACGGACAACACGCAAACCACAGCGATCAGACCAAAGAAGACCGCATCGATGGGCGCGCCATCAGCTCCTGTGAAACCTTGATCGATGACCATGCGCACAGCGAGCGGTATCGTTAGAGTCGCACTCGTCGCGCCGACCAACGCCAAAAAGGCCAAGACGATCATCAACTTGTAAGGCGCAATGAAGGGCCAGAGCTGCGCAAGTGTCTTACGTGCCAGCTTCCTGTCGAAGGACATCTTTTGACCACCGCCAACGCCATACCGGCCCGCCGGTTCGATGGAAGAAGAACGCGGTGCGGTGTTGCTCAAAGAGGCGCCTTGATCACTCATGCTTCTCCCAAACATGGGGCAACAATGCTTGCAAGATGACGAAAGGTGTCATCCGGCGCGAACCAAGCTGAATTCGAGGGGTTGCCAGGGTTGGGCTTCTTGCGCCGCGCATCAGCTTGGTGTATTCGCCGCACTGAAATTTTCGCCAGTGACAAAGTGCCCGCCACGGAATTTGCGATTAAGCGTGTTCCCATCAGCTCACTCGTTTTGGCGACCTGCCCTAGGGGGCCGCCGATGACCTGCGCGAACCTCAAACCGTGATGGACCGATTAGTTATGAAGAAAGACATTCATCCAGACTACCACATGATCAAAGTGGTCATGAATGATGGGACCGAGTACGAGACCCGCTCGACCTACGGTAAAGAGGGCGATACTCTCCGTCTCGATATTGACCCGACAACGCACCCCGCCTGGACTGGTGGGCAGCAGACCCTTCTTGACCGAGGTGGTCGTCTTTCGAAGTTCAAAAACAAGTTCGACGGTTTTCTGGGCTCAAAGTAAGCCGCAGCTTTGCAGAGCTGCGCTCCTTAAGGTCGCAGATGCCAAACAAAAAAACACCCGACCAGCGGGTTTTTTTATGTCTGCCGGCCGAACAATGCATCAACCTTTGAAAGCGTCGGACAGTCTGGCCATCTGCTCCGCCACCGGATTGAGCTGGCCGCCGTCACGTGATGCTTCGGGGTCCTGCCCGGTGTAAAAAATTGCATCGAGGCGCTGGACCCGTGATTGGAGCGCCATGGACGCCTCCACCATC from Pseudomonadota bacterium includes the following:
- a CDS encoding tetratricopeptide repeat protein codes for the protein MMTHALKTVLVMAFLATLNLAEGRAQEADEPTTTDGSVQSQPADDDVFELDPALAFEAFLAGNHARALDLAITFAGRGDIPSMRLLGQLYQNGIGITRDAEEAAAWYQLAAEAGDPEAQVLLATMKLDGVDIELDETGAAKLLREAQLGGSVEAKQMLGMLMLEGRGVDRDIPRAARMISEAADAGNPAAQYTLGVLYEEGLGVLQDSESAYIWYERAARGGDSEAQVVFALGIISGIASDPELSDELNIENAIFWLRRAAEAGNPIAENRLAHAYAQGLGVPLDPVQAAYFHARAVSGGLTDAALDSFVGSLTDEQRSAAQSLIARDNAPPNPFD
- a CDS encoding fructose bisphosphate aldolase encodes the protein MSKDQMTEQMTNGKGFIAALDQSGGSTPKALKLYGIDEDAYASESEMFDLIHAMRSRIATAPAFTGDKVVGAILFEMTMDREIAGKPTARYMWEDRRVVPFLKIDKGLADEADGVQLMKPIPGLDDLLSRAVQHGIFGTKERSVINRASQSGVDAVVAQQFELGAQVLSHGLMPIIEPEVTISIADKAEAEDMLLDSISRHLDSLPGDKKVMLKLSLPTKVNLYKPLVDHPKVMRVVALSGGYERDEANAVLAKNTGVIASFSRALTEGLSAQQNDAEFNAAIAKTIDAIYAASVAG
- a CDS encoding inositol monophosphatase family protein; the encoded protein is MAKSAILTIMERAAVKAGRRLARDFTEVERLQVSTKGPGDFVSDADKRAEQTIYEILNEARPDWGFLGEETGINKGADKQHRWIVDPLDGTTNFLHSIPQFAVSIALERDGEIVAGLIYNPISDEMFSAEKGKGAFLNDTRLRVAARRRLTDAVIVNGFPHRGRGDHGLWLREAAMVMSKTSGMRRFGAAALDLAWIAAGRFDGYWEEGLSPWDFAAGVILVREAGGIIRDTRGGENAMQSGNLVAGNDLIVGQLCKVLSEAQAAHAKAQTNRSDNA
- a CDS encoding peptidoglycan -binding protein; its protein translation is MALSRARRRSQTVDYWPGFVDAMATLLLVIIFLLSIFMLAQFFLSQEITGRDTVLNRLNQQIAELTELLALERATGQELQSRISTLQVSLDDAREESDRLRGIVDTPAIVDDSPNVIAGLEAEVDEERAVSREALNQVELLNQQISALRRQIGALEDALDASETRDRESQTRIADLGRRLNVALAQRVQELSRYRSDFFGRLRQILSQRSDIRVVGDRFVFQSEVLFGSGEAEINQSGTQELSRLADAIVELEAAIPSEINWVIRVDGHTDAEPLSGAGRFATNWELSTARATSVVRFLVGQGVAPDHLMAAGFGEFQPLVEGDDPENFARNRRIEFKLTER
- the efp gene encoding elongation factor P translates to MKINGNEIRPGMVIEYDGGLWVAVKAGAVKPGKGPAYNQVELKNLIDGRKLNNRFGSDERVERARIDTKEFQYLYEEGDMLVFMDTETYDQINLSKEFVGDRAAFLQDGMQVMVELHGERPIGFQLPGQVTLEIVEADAVVKGQTQSSSYKPAMLENGLRVMVPPFIKTGERIIVDTGEITYVKRAD
- a CDS encoding thiamine phosphate synthase, with the translated sequence MALTDYRSRLFLITPQAWPDDLEDRAEAAFSGGDIACILLEGTPDQTRVKDLTASAQAQGIAVLIADDTQLAGRVGADGVHMTDPKQLPAADIAKRQEVGEIVGCAGINTRHLALEMGERGFDYLFFGRTDRPIDRDTHPKTRSLSSWWAQMMTVPCVAISGSSDDAFEELAASGVEFIAIRDQIWDDPAPAERVRRYNSALDKVAQKRMNAAA
- a CDS encoding flagellar motor protein MotA; the protein is MAERDIDPYSLSRPAIYLALMAVFIGLAGFVVLILYRAIATAFLANPGLNGLIIGVLVVGIILSIFQVVRLLPEIKWVNTFRLVEFGADVGQPTPRLLSPLAAYLRELQGQGGAVGPAMSTQTARSILESIGTRLDEGREISRYMIGLLVFLGLLGTFWGLTQTISSVGETIDGLDVTSGDFGTIFENLKTGLSAPLDGMGTAFSSSLFGLAGSLVLGFLDLQAGQAQNRFYTELEDWMSNMTGVDVSGAATGTATENALASLERSMDRLTRQVAAQNQLAASQARLAQEEGGLEDTVVRPDGSSQTIQQSLDNLANGVQSLVQHMRAEQQLLRDWVEDQGDQNRRLARVMERVTDALDQRDRDLLRSRPDPEPGE
- a CDS encoding ABC transporter transmembrane domain-containing protein translates to MSDQGASLSNTAPRSSSIEPAGRYGVGGGQKMSFDRKLARKTLAQLWPFIAPYKLMIVLAFLALVGATSATLTIPLAVRMVIDQGFTGADGAPIDAVFFGLIAVVCVLSVMSALRFYLVTWTGERIVADLRAAVFERIMRFDLAFHDKARSGELISRLTSDATQMKSAVGSSISIALRNAFMFVGASVMMVVTSPALSSAVLLAIPLIVLPLIIFGRKVRSRSRIAQDVLADASAMATEAISSVRTVQAHAAESRLSRSFRDAAQAAFEAARQSIIARALLTCFAIFIIFSSVVLVLWYGAESVSDGRLTAGELGQFLLYALFAAGALGEVSQVVGDVAQAVGAADRLCGLLKIDVTILKQDSYAESVDDRQIVGRIEFDDVRFGYREGGDNADAVLKGVSFDVQPGATVALVGHSGTGKSTVLQLLLRFYDVDGGSIRVDGSDIRNLDPRALREHVALVPQDVAIFAATVRENVAFARPGATDEQVRDAIAAANASSFVDALPQGLDTPIGERGVTLSGGERQRLAIARAVLQDAPILLLDEATSALDAESEMLIQEALDRLMVGRTVVVIAHRLATVRNADEIIVLDKGQIAECGTHASLIGEGGIYARLANLQFTSQAA
- the rpmE gene encoding 50S ribosomal protein L31; this encodes MKKDIHPDYHMIKVVMNDGTEYETRSTYGKEGDTLRLDIDPTTHPAWTGGQQTLLDRGGRLSKFKNKFDGFLGSK